One region of Roseiconus lacunae genomic DNA includes:
- a CDS encoding cohesin domain-containing protein, giving the protein MVKRTRKPVAESLESRRLMAAVSMDAHWDHHAKQITAPLQIENASGVRAAEVRIQYDPQVLTTDASNIRVGDFWEDNAGLVVNVDQEQGTIIAFVYTAQAVDQTDGDVIEIDFEYRTSQARRLPTTIDVQEVELNEGQIGLDNAPVTGEDNVDRTLSPMPQRLDFQRGNRHTDRFGQPPWWRTLRPADVDVMFGDRMADDACGSIYGPQLPSRRS; this is encoded by the coding sequence ATGGTCAAACGCACGCGTAAGCCGGTTGCGGAATCGCTTGAATCCCGGCGCTTGATGGCTGCGGTTTCCATGGATGCCCACTGGGACCACCACGCCAAACAAATCACTGCCCCCCTTCAAATCGAAAACGCTTCGGGCGTCCGAGCTGCCGAGGTGCGGATTCAATATGACCCCCAAGTCTTGACGACGGACGCAAGTAACATTCGTGTCGGCGACTTTTGGGAAGACAACGCTGGCTTGGTTGTCAACGTCGATCAAGAACAAGGCACGATCATTGCGTTTGTTTACACCGCCCAGGCAGTCGATCAGACCGACGGAGACGTGATCGAAATTGATTTTGAATACCGAACATCACAGGCTCGACGTCTCCCGACGACGATCGACGTGCAAGAAGTCGAGCTAAACGAGGGCCAAATCGGGCTCGACAACGCCCCGGTGACTGGTGAAGACAACGTCGACCGAACGCTCTCCCCCATGCCACAGCGTCTGGATTTCCAACGGGGAAATCGACACACCGATCGATTCGGACAGCCACCTTGGTGGCGAACGTTGCGACCTGCCGACGTCGACGTGATGTTTGGTGATCGAATGGCCGACGATGCTTGCGGGTCGATCTACGGACCTCAACTTCCTTCACGTCGATCTTAA